One region of Caldimonas thermodepolymerans genomic DNA includes:
- a CDS encoding NAD(P)/FAD-dependent oxidoreductase has product MQRRSFLQGAAVLGVLGLGACATTSAPSKTKVLVVGGGYGGATAAKYVRLLSDYQIDVVLVEPQSAFVSCPISNLVLGGSKTIADITVPYDNLRKRHGVTVVRDSVARVDPAKKVAVLASGATIGYDKLVLSPGIDLMFDSIEGLQEAHDAGRILQAWKAGPETVALRKQLEAMPDGGVYALTVPEAPYRCPPGPYERVCQVAAYFKAAKPRSKVLLLDANPDVTSKGPLFKKVWAEQYKGIIEYRPQHKAVAVDHKTNTVKFEVGDDVKADVLNVLPTMRAGRIAVDTGLANANGRWCHVNFLNFESTAAKDIHVLGDSIQLAPGMPKSGHMANSHAKVAAAAIVAELNGWEINPAPMVNNTCYSFVDDKKVIHVASVHEYVAAEKTFKTVAGSGGVSPGPTELEGIYAWNWAQNIWSDALG; this is encoded by the coding sequence ATGCAACGACGTTCCTTCCTGCAAGGCGCTGCGGTGCTGGGCGTGCTGGGCCTGGGGGCCTGCGCGACCACGTCCGCCCCGTCCAAGACCAAGGTGCTGGTGGTCGGCGGCGGCTACGGCGGCGCGACCGCGGCCAAGTACGTGCGCCTGCTGTCTGACTACCAGATCGACGTGGTGCTGGTCGAGCCGCAAAGCGCCTTCGTCTCCTGCCCGATCTCCAACCTGGTGCTGGGCGGCAGCAAGACCATCGCGGACATCACCGTCCCGTACGACAACCTGCGCAAGCGCCACGGCGTGACCGTGGTGCGCGACAGCGTCGCGCGCGTCGACCCGGCGAAGAAGGTCGCGGTGCTGGCTTCGGGCGCGACGATCGGCTACGACAAGCTGGTGCTGTCGCCCGGCATCGACCTGATGTTCGACAGCATCGAGGGCCTCCAGGAGGCCCACGACGCGGGCCGCATCCTGCAGGCCTGGAAGGCCGGTCCCGAGACCGTGGCGCTGCGCAAGCAGCTCGAGGCCATGCCCGACGGCGGCGTCTACGCGCTGACCGTGCCCGAGGCCCCGTACCGCTGCCCGCCCGGCCCGTACGAGCGCGTCTGCCAGGTCGCGGCCTATTTCAAGGCCGCCAAGCCGCGCTCCAAGGTGCTGCTGCTGGACGCCAACCCCGACGTCACCTCCAAGGGGCCGCTGTTCAAGAAGGTCTGGGCCGAGCAGTACAAGGGCATCATCGAGTACCGTCCGCAGCACAAGGCGGTGGCGGTCGACCACAAGACCAACACCGTCAAGTTCGAGGTGGGCGACGACGTGAAGGCCGACGTGCTGAACGTGCTGCCGACCATGCGCGCCGGCCGCATCGCGGTCGACACCGGACTGGCCAACGCCAACGGCCGCTGGTGCCATGTCAACTTCCTGAACTTCGAGTCGACCGCGGCCAAGGACATCCACGTGCTGGGCGACTCGATCCAGCTCGCCCCGGGCATGCCGAAGTCGGGCCACATGGCCAACTCGCATGCCAAGGTCGCGGCCGCGGCCATCGTCGCCGAGCTGAACGGCTGGGAGATCAACCCCGCACCGATGGTGAACAACACCTGCTACAGCTTCGTCGACGACAAGAAGGTCATCCACGTGGCCAGCGTGCACGAGTACGTGGCGGCCGAGAAGACCTTCAAGACCGTCGCGGGCTCCGGCGGCGTCTCGCCCGGCCCGACCGAGCTGGAAGGCATCTACGCCTGGAACTGGGCGCAGAACATCTGGTCCGACGCCCTCGGCTGA
- the rsmB gene encoding 16S rRNA (cytosine(967)-C(5))-methyltransferase RsmB: MNPTSPPPSSASLPLSRLLAHTADAVRAVRAGQSLTDALAACPAEARAGTQALSFQVMRSLGRARALRQQLARRDPPPWVDALLLSALALVWDAQAAPYAEHTLVDQAVEAAKQRERAHVAFVNAVLRRFLREREALVQRTDADPVARWNHPSWWLRRLWRDWPQHWQALCEAAGEHPPMTLRVHARRGTPEAYLERLRAAGLAGRAVGPYAVQLDEPVPVQRLPGFEAGDVSVQDLAAQWAAPLLVGAGDDALPAGARVLDACAAPGGKTAHLLELADLDVLALDSDPARLARVGQTLGRIGLHAELKAADARQPDAFWDGRPFDAILLDAPCSASGVVRRHPDVRWLRRDSDIEQLAAVQRDILHALWPLLRPGGRLLYCTCSVFRAEGQQQIDAFLQRTPEARLLPSPGHALPLPDNGAAATAPGQGTAAHDGFYYALLRKRPD; this comes from the coding sequence GTGAATCCGACTTCCCCGCCTCCTTCCTCCGCCTCCCTGCCGTTGTCGCGCCTGCTGGCCCACACCGCCGATGCGGTGCGTGCCGTGCGCGCCGGCCAGTCGCTGACCGATGCGCTGGCCGCCTGCCCGGCCGAGGCGCGCGCCGGCACCCAGGCGCTCAGTTTCCAGGTGATGCGCTCGCTCGGCCGGGCCCGCGCGCTGCGCCAGCAGCTGGCCCGGCGCGACCCGCCACCCTGGGTCGACGCGCTGCTGCTGTCCGCGCTGGCCCTGGTGTGGGACGCGCAGGCGGCGCCGTACGCCGAGCACACCCTGGTCGACCAGGCGGTGGAGGCGGCCAAGCAGCGCGAGCGCGCGCACGTCGCCTTCGTCAATGCGGTGCTGCGGCGCTTCCTGCGCGAGCGCGAGGCACTGGTGCAGCGTACCGACGCCGATCCGGTGGCGCGCTGGAACCACCCGTCCTGGTGGCTGCGCCGCCTGTGGCGCGACTGGCCGCAGCACTGGCAGGCGCTGTGCGAGGCGGCGGGCGAGCACCCGCCGATGACGCTGCGCGTGCACGCGCGCCGCGGCACGCCCGAGGCTTACCTCGAACGGCTGCGCGCGGCGGGCCTGGCCGGACGCGCCGTCGGCCCCTACGCGGTGCAGCTGGACGAGCCGGTGCCGGTGCAGCGCCTGCCCGGCTTCGAGGCGGGCGACGTCTCGGTGCAGGACCTGGCCGCGCAATGGGCCGCGCCGCTGCTGGTCGGCGCGGGCGACGACGCGCTGCCGGCCGGCGCACGGGTGCTGGACGCCTGCGCCGCGCCGGGCGGCAAGACCGCGCACCTGCTGGAGCTGGCCGACCTGGACGTGCTGGCGCTGGACAGCGACCCGGCGCGGTTGGCGCGGGTCGGCCAGACCCTCGGCCGCATCGGGCTGCACGCCGAGCTGAAGGCGGCCGATGCCCGCCAGCCGGACGCCTTCTGGGACGGCCGGCCGTTCGACGCGATCCTGTTGGATGCGCCCTGCAGTGCCTCGGGCGTGGTGCGTCGCCACCCGGACGTGCGCTGGCTGCGCCGCGACAGCGACATCGAGCAGCTGGCGGCCGTCCAGCGTGACATCCTGCACGCGCTGTGGCCCCTGCTCAGGCCCGGCGGGCGGCTGCTGTACTGCACCTGCTCGGTGTTCCGCGCCGAAGGCCAGCAACAGATCGACGCGTTTTTGCAACGCACGCCCGAGGCCCGGCTCCTGCCGTCGCCCGGTCATGCGCTGCCCTTGCCCGACAATGGGGCAGCGGCGACGGCGCCGGGGCAGGGGACGGCCGCCCACGACGGCTTCTATTACGCCCTGCTCCGGAAACGCCCGGACTAG
- a CDS encoding DUF4390 domain-containing protein — translation MLLLLGWWCALCARAAGIDLREVELGRTDDGLVLSFTAEFELPRSVEDALLKGVPLHFEAEARVLRSRWYWRDQVIAEATRTWRLAYQPLTRRYRVSFGSLNHHYDTLGEALFAIQRTARWRIADLASFEPGQRHYIELSFRLDTSQLPRPFQIGIGGQAEWDLSAESTVVMDDPT, via the coding sequence GTGCTGTTGCTGCTGGGCTGGTGGTGCGCGCTGTGTGCGCGGGCGGCCGGCATCGACCTGCGCGAGGTCGAGCTGGGCCGCACCGACGACGGGCTGGTGCTCAGCTTCACGGCCGAGTTCGAGCTGCCGCGCAGCGTCGAGGACGCGCTGCTCAAGGGCGTGCCGCTGCACTTCGAGGCCGAGGCGCGCGTGCTGCGCTCGCGCTGGTACTGGCGCGACCAGGTCATCGCCGAGGCGACCCGCACCTGGCGCCTGGCCTACCAGCCGCTGACGCGGCGCTACCGGGTCAGCTTCGGCAGCCTCAACCACCACTACGACACGCTGGGCGAGGCCCTGTTCGCGATCCAGCGCACCGCGCGCTGGCGCATCGCCGACCTGGCGAGCTTCGAACCCGGCCAGCGGCACTACATCGAACTCAGCTTCCGGCTCGACACCTCGCAGCTGCCCCGCCCGTTCCAGATCGGCATCGGCGGGCAGGCCGAGTGGGACCTCTCGGCCGAAAGCACCGTGGTGATGGACGATCCGACGTGA
- a CDS encoding sensor histidine kinase, with translation MTKATRWAWIISLVAISGGGLVLVFLLALSTNNRRLYEQHFEWLLWVNVAVATVLALVIVIAGARLLLRLRRRKFGSRLLAKLAGIFALVGVIPGLVIYTVSYQFVTRSIESWFDVEVEAALDAGLNLGRVTLDTLVADLANKTRASAERLASEGRDAALALAIERIRDQLSAQDAALLGPNGQPIVSVGIRRETLALAPDRFTAAQLRQARSERVVAQIEGLDEDAGPPRVRALAHVPSSSFSLAEGDRYLLVTQLIPETLAANAQAVQAAYRDYQQRALAREGLRRMYVGTLTLSLFLAVFGAVLLAVTLGNQLARPLLLLAEGMRQVAQGDLTPKQVFASRDELGGLTRSFADMTQQLSDARSLVQRSLMELESAKTHLQTILDNMTAGVIVLDANDTIETVNPGATRILRLPVAAYRGRPLADVPNLQDFAAEVARLFELHIAGNEAGERDHWQQSFELQPAPDALPERGPITLLVRGAWLPQQARLLVFDDITEVVSAQRSIAWGEVARRLAHEIKNPLTPIQLSAERLQHKLEPKLEGPDRQMLAKAVATIVNQVGAMQQLVNEFRDYARLPSANLKPLDLNALVAEVIGLYGSAIEAGHLQAELAPGLPPILGDASQLRQVVHNLLQNGLDAIAEQPDGRVKVYTEAQRAEDGGWRAVHLVVADNGPGFPEKVLNRAFEPYVTTKSKGTGLGLAVVKKIVDEHGARIRIRNVGVQAAAASGAAVKGAQVSISFSKIAPPSPASVDGAAPVAAGPGS, from the coding sequence GTGACCAAAGCGACCCGCTGGGCCTGGATCATCTCGCTCGTCGCCATCTCGGGCGGCGGGCTGGTGCTCGTCTTCCTGCTGGCGCTGTCGACCAACAACCGGCGCCTGTACGAGCAGCACTTCGAGTGGCTGCTGTGGGTCAACGTCGCGGTCGCGACCGTGCTCGCACTGGTGATCGTGATCGCCGGCGCCCGCCTGCTGCTGCGGCTGCGGCGGCGCAAGTTCGGCAGCCGGCTGCTCGCCAAGCTGGCGGGCATCTTCGCGCTGGTCGGCGTCATCCCCGGGCTGGTGATCTACACCGTGTCCTACCAGTTCGTCACGCGCAGCATCGAGAGCTGGTTCGACGTGGAGGTCGAAGCCGCGCTGGATGCGGGCCTCAACCTCGGCCGCGTCACGCTGGACACGCTGGTCGCGGACCTGGCGAACAAGACGCGCGCCTCGGCCGAGCGCCTGGCCAGCGAGGGCCGCGATGCCGCGCTGGCGCTGGCCATCGAGCGCATCCGCGACCAGCTCTCGGCGCAGGACGCGGCGCTGCTCGGCCCCAACGGGCAGCCCATCGTCAGCGTCGGCATCCGGCGCGAGACGCTGGCACTGGCGCCCGACCGCTTCACCGCGGCCCAGCTGCGCCAGGCGCGCAGCGAGCGGGTGGTCGCGCAGATCGAGGGCCTGGACGAGGATGCCGGCCCGCCGCGCGTGCGCGCGCTGGCGCACGTGCCGTCGAGCAGCTTCAGCCTGGCCGAGGGCGACCGCTACCTGCTGGTCACGCAGCTGATCCCCGAGACGCTGGCGGCCAACGCCCAGGCGGTGCAGGCCGCCTACCGCGACTACCAGCAGCGCGCGCTGGCGCGCGAGGGCCTGCGCCGCATGTACGTCGGCACGCTGACGCTGTCGCTGTTCCTCGCCGTGTTCGGCGCCGTGCTGCTCGCGGTGACGCTGGGCAACCAGCTGGCGCGCCCGCTGCTGCTGCTGGCCGAAGGCATGCGCCAGGTGGCGCAGGGCGACCTCACGCCCAAGCAGGTGTTCGCCTCGCGCGACGAGCTGGGCGGGCTGACGCGCTCGTTCGCCGACATGACGCAGCAGCTGTCCGACGCGCGCTCGCTGGTGCAGCGCAGCCTGATGGAGCTGGAGTCCGCCAAGACCCACCTGCAGACCATCCTGGACAACATGACCGCCGGCGTGATCGTGCTCGACGCGAACGACACCATCGAGACCGTCAACCCCGGCGCGACGCGCATCCTGCGCCTGCCGGTGGCGGCCTACCGCGGCCGGCCGCTGGCCGACGTGCCCAACCTGCAGGACTTCGCCGCCGAGGTGGCGCGCCTGTTCGAGCTGCACATCGCCGGCAACGAGGCGGGCGAGCGCGACCACTGGCAGCAGTCCTTCGAGCTGCAGCCGGCGCCCGACGCGCTGCCCGAGCGCGGCCCCATCACGTTGCTGGTGCGCGGGGCGTGGCTGCCGCAGCAGGCCCGGCTGCTGGTGTTCGACGACATCACCGAGGTGGTCTCGGCGCAGCGCTCGATCGCCTGGGGCGAGGTGGCGCGCCGGCTGGCGCACGAGATCAAGAACCCGCTGACGCCGATCCAGCTGTCGGCCGAGCGCCTGCAGCACAAGCTCGAACCCAAGCTCGAAGGCCCGGACCGGCAGATGCTCGCCAAGGCGGTGGCCACCATCGTCAACCAGGTCGGCGCGATGCAGCAGCTGGTCAACGAGTTCCGCGACTATGCGCGCCTGCCTTCGGCCAACCTCAAGCCGCTGGACCTCAACGCACTGGTGGCCGAGGTGATCGGCCTGTACGGCTCGGCCATCGAGGCCGGCCACCTGCAGGCCGAGCTCGCGCCGGGGCTGCCGCCCATCCTGGGCGATGCCAGCCAGCTGCGCCAGGTGGTGCACAACCTGCTGCAGAACGGGCTGGACGCGATCGCCGAGCAGCCCGACGGGCGGGTCAAGGTCTACACCGAGGCGCAGCGCGCCGAGGACGGCGGCTGGCGCGCGGTGCACCTGGTCGTGGCCGACAACGGACCAGGTTTCCCGGAGAAGGTGCTCAACCGCGCGTTCGAGCCCTACGTCACCACCAAGTCCAAGGGCACCGGGCTGGGCCTGGCGGTGGTGAAGAAGATCGTCGACGAGCACGGCGCGCGCATCCGCATCCGCAACGTCGGCGTCCAGGCGGCGGCCGCCTCGGGCGCTGCCGTGAAGGGCGCGCAAGTTTCGATATCATTTTCGAAGATTGCCCCACCCAGCCCTGCCTCCGTTGACGGCGCCGCGCCCGTCGCCGCGGGCCCAGGGAGTTGA